One window of Bacillus alkalicellulosilyticus genomic DNA carries:
- a CDS encoding nuclease-related domain-containing protein translates to MIINLRLEPLELTILRSLNERMELPDKEKQSLLTQQKGYQGELQFDEWFRSLTTVGIYLQNMLFECNQTMFQIDSLFITSNTIYIFEVKNYEGDFFIEGDRWYTLARNEIKNPLLQLNRSENLFRRLLQDIGNTSPVKSYLVFIHPDFQLYQAPLHSPIVFSSQLNRFKRTLESHTSRLTSVYYKLAKKLFALQLSEYPYLRLPRYDFFSLDKGILCRACNSNETTKHSNLIKCSKCGSSEKEDTAVKRMVEDYKLLFPKERVTTSRVKEWCKIIESNKTFHRILKKYYSKQGDGKGTYFI, encoded by the coding sequence ATGATAATAAATTTGCGGCTTGAACCATTGGAATTAACGATTTTAAGGTCGCTGAATGAACGAATGGAGTTACCAGATAAAGAAAAACAATCTTTACTAACCCAACAAAAAGGCTACCAAGGAGAACTTCAGTTTGATGAATGGTTTCGCAGTTTAACAACTGTAGGTATTTATTTACAAAATATGTTATTTGAATGTAACCAAACCATGTTTCAAATTGATAGCTTATTTATTACCTCAAACACCATTTATATTTTTGAAGTAAAAAATTACGAGGGTGACTTTTTCATTGAAGGCGATAGGTGGTACACCCTTGCAAGAAATGAAATAAAAAACCCTCTCCTCCAACTTAATCGAAGTGAAAACTTATTCCGACGATTACTCCAAGACATCGGCAATACCTCTCCCGTTAAATCTTATCTTGTATTTATTCATCCGGATTTCCAACTCTATCAAGCTCCACTTCATTCTCCAATCGTATTTTCATCACAACTCAATCGCTTTAAAAGAACCCTTGAGAGCCACACTTCCCGCCTTACTTCTGTGTACTATAAGCTAGCAAAAAAACTATTTGCTCTTCAGTTAAGTGAATATCCCTATTTACGATTACCTCGATACGATTTTTTCAGCTTAGATAAAGGGATACTATGCCGCGCTTGTAATTCAAATGAAACTACTAAGCACTCTAATTTAATCAAATGCTCGAAATGTGGGTCGTCTGAAAAAGAAGATACTGCTGTAAAGCGGATGGTTGAGGATTATAAATTGTTGTTCCCTAAAGAAAGAGTTACTACTAGCAGAGTAAAAGAGTGGTGCAAGATAATCGAATCCAACAAAACATTTCATAGAATCTTAAAAAAATACTATAGTAAGCAAGGGGATGGAAAAGGGACATATTTCATTTAA
- a CDS encoding phospholipase D family protein has translation MYTPLIKKAPKKKFSKKKMFLLLLITLFLIYLTAAMVGFWKPLPEGISFEGELHSSDSVEFLMDVTYEDNGIQVHEQEIFSTIHSVIENATDFIIVDMFLFNDEYDRSASYPSISSQLTDTLLAKKAQQPDIEIVVITDPINTFYGSYSSSSIERLREANIHVFYTDLTKLRDSNPTYSGLWRSGLQWFGNSENGWLPNPFSPDSPQGTLRSYLQLFNFKANHRKVVITEHKAVVTSANPHDASGYHSNIAFVVQGDIVADLIETEKAVAVMSGASPELFASFIPKASSTPTETPYQVQVLTEGKIKKSLLDEIEQTKSGDTISIGAFYFSDRDLVRELLSAAKRDVEIRLLFDANKDAFGREKNGVPNRPVAHELVSKSDGDIAVRWYNTSGEQYHTKMAIFEKEEEVVVIGGSSNFTKRNLADFNLETNLKVVGSPEAETLSKISMYFEKLWTNDGQEYTLEYEDFADDSFTNKLLYRFQEWSGLSTF, from the coding sequence ATGTATACACCACTTATTAAAAAAGCACCAAAGAAAAAATTTTCTAAGAAAAAGATGTTTTTATTGCTGCTTATAACTCTGTTCCTCATTTATCTTACAGCAGCTATGGTTGGCTTTTGGAAGCCGCTTCCAGAGGGGATTTCATTTGAAGGCGAACTACATTCTTCTGACTCAGTTGAATTTTTAATGGATGTGACATACGAGGATAATGGTATTCAGGTTCATGAGCAAGAAATTTTCTCCACGATTCATTCTGTTATAGAAAATGCTACTGATTTTATTATCGTAGATATGTTTTTGTTCAACGATGAATATGACCGTTCAGCAAGTTACCCATCGATTTCTTCCCAACTCACAGATACACTTCTAGCAAAAAAAGCCCAACAACCAGATATTGAAATCGTCGTCATTACAGATCCTATTAATACGTTCTATGGGTCTTACAGCTCTTCTTCAATAGAGAGACTGAGAGAAGCAAATATTCATGTTTTTTATACCGATTTAACTAAGCTACGTGACTCTAACCCTACTTATTCAGGATTATGGAGAAGCGGTTTGCAATGGTTTGGTAATTCTGAAAATGGCTGGCTTCCAAACCCATTTAGTCCAGATTCTCCACAAGGAACGCTGCGTTCGTATTTGCAATTATTTAATTTTAAAGCGAATCATCGAAAAGTTGTCATTACTGAACATAAGGCAGTCGTTACATCAGCCAATCCTCATGACGCCAGTGGGTACCATTCCAACATTGCATTTGTGGTACAAGGGGATATTGTTGCTGATTTAATTGAAACAGAAAAAGCAGTAGCGGTGATGTCAGGAGCAAGTCCAGAGCTTTTCGCATCATTTATTCCTAAAGCGTCTTCAACTCCAACTGAAACACCGTATCAAGTTCAGGTATTAACAGAAGGTAAAATCAAGAAAAGTTTACTCGATGAAATTGAACAAACAAAGAGTGGTGATACGATATCAATTGGAGCTTTTTATTTTTCTGACCGTGATTTAGTGCGAGAGCTCCTCTCCGCTGCTAAACGAGATGTAGAAATTAGATTGCTATTTGATGCGAACAAAGATGCCTTTGGAAGAGAAAAAAATGGCGTTCCAAACCGACCTGTCGCACATGAACTCGTCTCCAAATCAGATGGCGACATAGCTGTTCGCTGGTATAACACATCAGGTGAGCAATATCATACGAAGATGGCAATCTTTGAAAAAGAGGAAGAAGTGGTCGTAATCGGAGGGTCTTCTAATTTTACTAAACGAAACCTAGCAGACTTTAATTTAGAAACGAACCTAAAGGTAGTCGGAAGTCCTGAAGCTGAGACTTTATCAAAAATCTCTATGTATTTTGAAAAACTGTGGACCAATGATGGCCAAGAGTACACGTTAGAATATGAAGACTTTGCGGATGATTCTTTTACAAACAAATTGCTTTACCGATTCCAAGAATGGAGCGGCTTGTCTACGTTTTAG
- a CDS encoding GNAT family N-acetyltransferase, translating to MKISTHVPTKDEFYQLYQTTGWNKDGELSEKQLHQAIKHCWYSVSAYENEQLIGYGRIISDGVYQALLCDLIVHPSYQGRGIGKMLLNTLIEYCRQQNIRKIQLFCATGKKPFYDKIGFVERLPQSPGMELFL from the coding sequence TTGAAAATATCTACTCATGTACCAACAAAGGATGAGTTTTATCAGTTATATCAGACGACAGGATGGAATAAAGATGGAGAGTTATCAGAAAAACAGCTTCATCAAGCCATTAAACATTGTTGGTATTCTGTTTCAGCCTATGAAAACGAACAACTTATTGGGTATGGTCGAATCATATCCGATGGTGTTTACCAAGCCTTACTATGTGATTTAATTGTCCATCCTTCGTATCAAGGCCGTGGAATTGGGAAAATGCTGCTCAATACCCTCATTGAATATTGTCGTCAACAGAACATTCGTAAAATCCAGTTGTTTTGCGCTACTGGGAAAAAACCATTTTACGATAAGATAGGTTTCGTTGAGCGTCTTCCTCAATCACCAGGCATGGAATTATTTCTATAA
- a CDS encoding transglutaminase-like domain-containing protein — protein MKILCDSNKLTDYFIELEDVNFSHPVIQQFAASLFRTVQSDTEMVNKAFTFVRDDIDHSFDINNRVITCKASDVLLKKHGICYAKSHLLAALLRSQQIPTGFCYQRLTLFDSPEDGYCIHALNAVFIPSASRWIRVDARGNKDGINAQFSLEAEQLAFAVRPHLGEIDYPMIYARPHPKTLHALNTSYNCQTMYKEKLPTFL, from the coding sequence TTGAAAATTTTATGTGACTCTAATAAACTAACTGATTATTTTATTGAACTTGAAGATGTTAACTTTTCACACCCAGTTATCCAGCAATTCGCTGCCTCTCTGTTTCGTACCGTACAAAGCGATACTGAAATGGTGAACAAAGCTTTTACTTTTGTAAGAGATGACATTGACCACTCTTTTGATATCAATAATCGCGTTATTACATGCAAGGCATCGGATGTCCTTTTGAAAAAGCATGGCATTTGTTATGCTAAGTCTCATTTACTTGCAGCACTCTTGCGTTCTCAACAGATTCCAACAGGTTTTTGCTACCAACGTCTGACCCTTTTTGACTCGCCAGAAGACGGATATTGCATCCATGCTTTAAATGCAGTTTTTATCCCTTCTGCATCAAGATGGATTCGAGTAGATGCCCGAGGAAATAAAGATGGTATTAATGCTCAATTTTCTCTTGAAGCCGAGCAGTTGGCTTTTGCTGTTCGACCACATCTAGGTGAAATCGATTATCCAATGATTTATGCGAGACCACATCCAAAAACACTTCATGCCCTTAACACATCCTACAATTGCCAAACCATGTATAAAGAAAAACTACCAACCTTTTTATAG
- a CDS encoding phytoene desaturase family protein, producing MKKKSVIIIGAGPGGLASAMILASQGNKVTVFEKQEQVGGRTSAIHTNGYTFDKGPTFLSMPYLLEELFTLAGRKMDDYLTLTEVDPLYELRFDGLRFSPSRDQAVTKQEIETLFPGNGEGYERFMKDNDIKMERLMPLLQNSFQSIFDYFRWRTIRALPHLTLNQSLYDVLGNYFTDEELKLAFTFQSKYLGMSPWECPGAFSILSYMEHKYGIFHPIGGLNQIPKAFAKVTEEYGGVIHTGVGVKQLLVANKKVLGVLLETGEKVLADDVIVNADFAHAITSFIEETPVKRYTREKINKKDFSCSTFMLYLGLDQTYELPHHTVLFSSDYKKNVEEISTRKVLSEQPSIYVQNAGVTDSTLAPEGKSTLYILAPVPNNTSLLDWESEKLAFRELVLNQVEMKLGISIRDHIEVEQLITPMDWENELNVYQGATFNLSHRLRQMMYFRPHNKFEELENLWLVGGGTHPGSGLPTIFESAKITIAEMKKQERKQRGA from the coding sequence ATGAAGAAGAAATCAGTCATTATTATAGGAGCTGGGCCAGGGGGGCTTGCATCCGCCATGATTCTAGCAAGTCAAGGTAATAAGGTTACTGTATTTGAAAAACAAGAGCAAGTCGGGGGTAGAACGTCAGCAATTCATACAAATGGATATACCTTTGATAAAGGACCAACATTTTTAAGTATGCCTTATTTGTTAGAAGAGCTTTTTACTTTGGCGGGGCGCAAGATGGATGACTATCTTACGCTAACAGAAGTGGACCCTTTGTATGAGCTCCGTTTTGACGGTCTTCGTTTCTCACCTTCACGAGATCAAGCCGTCACCAAACAAGAAATAGAAACGCTATTCCCTGGTAACGGAGAGGGTTATGAACGTTTTATGAAAGATAATGACATAAAAATGGAAAGGTTAATGCCGCTCTTACAAAATAGCTTTCAATCGATCTTTGACTATTTTAGATGGCGAACGATTCGAGCATTACCCCATTTAACTCTTAATCAATCATTATATGATGTATTAGGAAATTACTTTACGGACGAAGAGCTTAAATTAGCGTTTACTTTTCAATCGAAATATTTAGGAATGTCACCATGGGAATGTCCTGGAGCTTTTAGCATTCTATCCTATATGGAACATAAATATGGTATTTTTCATCCAATCGGTGGGTTAAATCAAATTCCAAAGGCATTTGCAAAGGTAACAGAGGAGTATGGAGGAGTCATCCATACTGGTGTGGGAGTGAAACAGTTACTTGTTGCAAACAAAAAGGTCTTGGGTGTCTTATTAGAAACTGGAGAAAAAGTGCTGGCTGATGATGTGATTGTAAATGCCGATTTTGCACATGCCATCACATCATTTATAGAAGAAACGCCAGTAAAACGTTATACAAGGGAAAAAATAAATAAAAAAGACTTTTCATGTTCAACGTTTATGCTGTATCTAGGGTTAGATCAAACGTATGAATTGCCTCATCATACAGTGTTGTTTTCAAGTGACTATAAAAAGAATGTAGAAGAAATATCAACTCGGAAAGTATTATCTGAACAACCTTCTATTTATGTTCAAAATGCAGGGGTAACAGATAGCACACTTGCCCCTGAAGGAAAGTCGACACTTTATATTCTAGCACCTGTACCTAATAATACGAGCTTACTAGATTGGGAGAGTGAGAAGTTAGCTTTTCGGGAGCTTGTTCTCAATCAAGTAGAAATGAAGTTAGGCATTTCGATTAGAGATCATATTGAGGTTGAACAATTAATTACTCCAATGGACTGGGAAAACGAGTTGAATGTTTATCAGGGAGCTACTTTTAATCTATCTCACCGTCTTAGACAAATGATGTATTTTAGGCCTCATAACAAATTTGAGGAATTAGAAAATCTATGGTTAGTTGGTGGAGGTACACACCCTGGAAGTGGTCTTCCGACAATATTTGAATCAGCCAAGATTACGATTGCTGAGATGAAAAAACAAGAAAGAAAGCAGAGGGGTGCGTAA
- a CDS encoding phytoene desaturase family protein: MKTAVIGSGIGGLLSALYAEMRGEDVTIFEKDDSLGGRLSFIEKDGFKIDKGPTIVLLPNMIKSILADVGIGSDEYELIQIDPLYKLSYPDGTTFTKWSDKQKQLEEINRMYPGEEEHFLRYLSDMERNFEEGKRAFLDVSFVQKRDFWTVTNVRTLWKLKAYQTVKQQAESYFTNQKLQEAFSFQTLYIGGAPFQSPALYSLVPYSEHVHGIWYVKGGYASLIDSVINKINEKNITVKRNHKVEKLVHEQDTCKGVIVNGKMEEFEQIIVNGDFPLMEKVVGVKENQYVPSSGCLLVYLGLDKIYKEANVHQFFMTEDLERHMKDVFVTKQLPEDPSIYSFHPSIIDPSLAPNGKGVLYMLVPVPVNSEINWKKISSYVDKVIDEVENRGFPNLRKSILWKEVRTPKDAENEGLYMGGSFGIAPSLLQSGVFRPQLKPFKYDNVYAVGASTHPGGGVPIVMQGAKLLHQFIEERVVQDEGSRTSVSAM; the protein is encoded by the coding sequence ATGAAAACGGCTGTTATTGGTTCTGGAATAGGTGGGTTACTTTCTGCTTTATATGCTGAAATGCGTGGTGAAGACGTCACAATATTTGAAAAAGATGATAGTCTTGGAGGTCGACTCTCTTTTATTGAAAAAGACGGATTTAAAATTGATAAAGGGCCGACCATTGTACTCCTTCCAAATATGATTAAAAGCATCCTAGCTGATGTTGGAATTGGTTCAGATGAGTATGAACTCATTCAGATAGACCCCCTTTATAAGCTTTCATATCCAGATGGAACGACTTTTACAAAATGGAGCGATAAACAAAAACAGTTAGAAGAAATCAATCGCATGTACCCAGGTGAAGAGGAACACTTCCTCCGATACCTCTCTGATATGGAGCGTAATTTTGAAGAAGGGAAACGTGCTTTTCTTGATGTATCGTTTGTGCAGAAACGTGACTTTTGGACGGTAACGAATGTACGTACATTATGGAAACTTAAAGCTTATCAAACCGTCAAGCAACAAGCAGAATCTTATTTTACCAATCAAAAATTACAAGAAGCCTTTTCCTTTCAAACGCTGTATATAGGTGGGGCCCCATTTCAATCCCCAGCGTTATACTCATTGGTTCCATATAGTGAACACGTTCATGGCATCTGGTATGTAAAAGGGGGCTATGCGAGTTTAATTGATTCAGTAATCAACAAAATTAACGAAAAGAACATTACGGTTAAACGAAATCACAAGGTTGAAAAGCTCGTTCATGAGCAGGATACATGCAAGGGTGTAATCGTGAACGGAAAAATGGAAGAATTTGAGCAAATCATCGTAAATGGCGACTTCCCTTTAATGGAGAAGGTAGTAGGAGTTAAAGAGAATCAGTATGTGCCATCCTCTGGGTGCTTACTTGTCTACTTGGGATTAGACAAAATCTATAAGGAAGCAAATGTCCATCAATTTTTTATGACAGAAGACTTAGAAAGACATATGAAGGACGTCTTTGTTACAAAACAATTACCAGAAGACCCGTCGATTTATTCGTTTCATCCATCTATCATAGACCCTTCATTAGCACCAAATGGAAAAGGCGTGTTATATATGCTCGTTCCGGTTCCTGTTAATAGCGAGATAAATTGGAAAAAAATTAGTTCATATGTTGATAAGGTTATAGATGAAGTAGAAAACAGAGGTTTTCCGAATTTAAGAAAATCGATTCTTTGGAAAGAAGTTCGTACCCCAAAGGATGCAGAAAATGAAGGGTTGTATATGGGCGGAAGTTTTGGCATAGCCCCATCATTACTTCAATCAGGGGTTTTTCGACCTCAGCTTAAGCCATTTAAATACGATAATGTTTATGCTGTTGGGGCTAGCACTCATCCTGGTGGAGGAGTTCCGATAGTGATGCAAGGCGCAAAACTATTACATCAGTTTATTGAGGAGAGGGTGGTACAAGATGAAGGAAGTAGAACGAGCGTATCTGCAATGTAA
- a CDS encoding phytoene/squalene synthase family protein, whose amino-acid sequence MKEVERAYLQCKKMIESNSKTFAKAFSILPERQRKAVWAIYAFCRQVDDIVDEGSSLIEELEEFEKKTHDFFIHSIVLPEPMWIALDDVRKHFDIEPQPFFDMIKGQGMDYKKSVYDTLEEVEEYSYYVAGTVGLMLLPVLAPNNHHEIKEGAVSLGVAMQLTNILRDVGEDLLKGRIYLPKDTLVKYDYSYPQLFEQTVNKSFIGVWEELAERAETLYQKALKSVHHYPISSRVPVLGALYMYREILAAVRRNDYDVFRTRAYVTKEEKEKVLVRIQDMIQILA is encoded by the coding sequence ATGAAGGAAGTAGAACGAGCGTATCTGCAATGTAAAAAGATGATTGAATCAAACTCGAAGACATTTGCCAAGGCATTTTCGATACTACCAGAACGACAGCGGAAAGCCGTGTGGGCGATTTATGCTTTTTGTCGTCAAGTTGATGATATAGTCGATGAAGGCTCTAGTCTAATTGAAGAATTAGAAGAGTTTGAAAAAAAGACCCATGATTTTTTTATCCATTCTATCGTGTTGCCTGAGCCAATGTGGATTGCACTTGATGATGTCCGAAAACACTTTGACATAGAGCCCCAACCATTCTTTGATATGATTAAAGGGCAAGGGATGGACTATAAAAAAAGCGTCTATGACACGCTAGAGGAAGTAGAAGAGTATTCGTATTATGTAGCCGGTACCGTCGGATTAATGCTGTTGCCGGTATTGGCACCCAACAATCATCATGAGATAAAAGAAGGTGCAGTGTCACTTGGCGTAGCAATGCAGCTCACAAATATCTTACGAGATGTCGGTGAAGACTTGTTAAAAGGTCGTATTTATCTGCCGAAAGACACGCTCGTAAAGTATGATTATTCCTATCCACAATTGTTTGAACAGACGGTAAACAAAAGTTTTATCGGTGTATGGGAAGAGCTTGCTGAACGTGCAGAAACGCTATATCAAAAGGCCTTGAAGTCTGTTCATCACTATCCTATATCGTCAAGAGTTCCTGTGCTAGGTGCTTTGTATATGTATAGAGAAATATTAGCAGCGGTTAGACGAAATGACTATGATGTATTTCGAACAAGAGCCTATGTGACTAAAGAAGAAAAAGAAAAAGTTTTAGTTCGAATTCAAGATATGATTCAAATACTAGCATAG
- a CDS encoding phytoene desaturase family protein: MNKIMIIGGGLGGLSAAITLASKGYDVHLFEKNNHLGGKLKRVANDQYQFDFGPNTITMPHVFQNVILNSGANPDDYFQFIKLDVHTRNHYGSGDSFELTTNTSHMIEQLKELDAPGAANYREYLHEVKRLYQLSVDHFLYYSFSSKKDYANPSLAKAFLKVRPFENLDHFHRRYFQNEKVIQAFNRYATYVGSSPYLTPATFAMIAHLELAEGVFYAKGGNASIADGLVKRAKELGVSFHLSTDVKEVLVKNKRAVAIRTSQDTIHEGDAFVMNGDILSAYQRVVKEQDRPHFTNKKINSITPSISAFVILAGISTKMEKLIHHQVYFSNQYEDEFRELFTERKMPSDPTIYISNSSYTDKSQAPNGSNLFILVNAPAISESYDEEEIRVYKEIVYKKLATYGLNIEPHLEFEQVVTPKDISTQFRAYKGALYGPSSHSFLGAFLRPQNRSKDIPNLYFTGGSTHPGGGSPMVMISGQNVAKLVDHQLKGLM, translated from the coding sequence ATGAACAAAATAATGATTATAGGTGGTGGTCTTGGAGGGTTATCTGCTGCAATTACACTTGCCTCTAAAGGTTATGATGTGCATCTGTTCGAGAAAAACAATCACCTTGGCGGGAAATTAAAAAGAGTCGCAAATGACCAGTATCAATTCGATTTCGGTCCGAATACAATTACAATGCCTCACGTCTTTCAAAACGTAATCCTTAATTCAGGCGCAAACCCTGATGATTATTTTCAATTTATAAAGTTGGACGTTCACACCCGCAACCATTATGGGAGTGGAGATTCATTCGAACTAACAACAAATACTTCTCACATGATAGAACAACTAAAAGAATTAGACGCACCGGGTGCAGCAAATTATCGTGAGTACTTACATGAAGTAAAACGTTTGTACCAACTATCAGTTGACCATTTTCTTTACTATTCTTTTTCTAGTAAAAAAGACTATGCCAACCCATCGTTAGCGAAAGCTTTTTTGAAAGTACGACCGTTTGAGAATTTGGATCATTTTCATCGGAGATACTTTCAAAACGAAAAGGTCATTCAAGCATTCAATCGCTATGCAACTTACGTAGGGTCTTCTCCTTATTTAACACCTGCGACTTTTGCAATGATTGCTCATCTTGAACTTGCTGAAGGTGTTTTTTATGCCAAAGGGGGGAATGCATCGATTGCCGATGGCCTCGTCAAACGTGCAAAGGAATTAGGGGTTTCCTTTCATCTCTCCACAGACGTTAAAGAGGTACTGGTGAAAAATAAAAGAGCCGTAGCCATTCGAACAAGCCAGGACACTATCCATGAAGGTGATGCATTTGTAATGAACGGTGATATATTATCCGCTTATCAACGAGTCGTGAAGGAACAGGACCGACCACATTTTACAAACAAAAAAATAAACAGCATCACCCCTTCCATTTCTGCGTTTGTCATTCTAGCAGGAATATCAACGAAAATGGAGAAACTCATTCATCATCAAGTATACTTTAGCAATCAATACGAAGATGAGTTTCGTGAACTGTTTACTGAACGAAAGATGCCCTCAGACCCTACAATATATATTAGTAATTCATCATATACAGACAAAAGCCAAGCACCCAATGGCAGTAACTTATTTATCTTAGTGAATGCCCCTGCCATTTCAGAGTCATATGATGAAGAAGAAATAAGAGTCTATAAGGAAATTGTGTACAAAAAACTAGCTACGTACGGCCTGAATATAGAGCCTCATCTAGAGTTTGAACAAGTTGTCACACCAAAGGATATTTCCACACAGTTTAGGGCTTATAAAGGAGCATTATACGGTCCAAGCTCTCATTCCTTTTTAGGCGCATTCCTTCGACCACAAAACCGCTCCAAAGATATTCCAAACCTCTATTTCACCGGAGGGTCAACCCACCCAGGAGGTGGTTCGCCAATGGTGATGATTAGTGGTCAGAATGTTGCAAAACTAGTAGACCACCAACTCAAGGGGCTCATGTAA
- a CDS encoding glycosyltransferase, which yields MTTVSVIFLLFILWTVLNSMFMPKLTQARSLETVPLVSILIPVRNEERNIKPLLQSLEKLTYKNYEVIFLDDQSTDQTVPLLQQGLEKVAGTVIHGRPLPRGWVGKVHACQQLSETASGDYYLFLDADVRIAPHTIEASLCLLTKRKAGLLTGFPNFPTTSFLSQLLVPMQHFIVLFHLPLFMANLTKLPAFTAAHGSFMFFRKEAYMASGGHKQVFNSLVEDVHLSREVKKAGYHVVLANITNDVTCHMYETNAEVWNGFLKNVFSGIGRSYVMGIGLICFYSIFLLPLFLIVTGSFVPLILLLVLRLYVDWRMNQRNLIFLLMPLSSLMIIVLLSYSMIQSLRKRNVIWKGRHYS from the coding sequence ATGACAACTGTAAGTGTAATCTTCCTTCTATTTATCCTTTGGACGGTTCTTAACTCTATGTTTATGCCAAAACTTACACAAGCTCGTTCCCTAGAGACAGTACCACTCGTTTCAATTCTAATACCCGTTCGAAACGAAGAAAGAAATATTAAGCCATTGCTCCAATCGTTAGAAAAGTTAACTTATAAAAACTATGAAGTTATCTTTTTAGATGACCAATCAACCGACCAAACAGTACCCTTGCTTCAGCAGGGTCTTGAAAAAGTAGCCGGAACCGTCATTCATGGACGTCCCCTTCCGCGAGGGTGGGTAGGAAAAGTTCATGCTTGTCAGCAATTAAGTGAGACGGCTTCTGGAGACTATTATCTTTTTCTCGATGCCGATGTTCGAATAGCTCCTCATACAATTGAAGCTTCTTTGTGCTTATTAACAAAAAGAAAAGCTGGTTTACTCACAGGATTTCCTAACTTTCCGACGACAAGCTTTCTTAGTCAATTACTCGTTCCAATGCAGCATTTTATCGTGTTGTTTCATTTGCCTTTATTTATGGCGAATTTAACAAAGCTACCGGCATTTACAGCAGCTCACGGGTCATTTATGTTTTTTCGCAAAGAGGCCTATATGGCATCTGGTGGACACAAGCAGGTGTTCAATTCCCTAGTCGAGGATGTACACCTTAGCCGTGAAGTTAAAAAAGCTGGATATCATGTTGTGCTAGCCAATATAACAAACGATGTGACATGTCATATGTATGAGACGAATGCCGAAGTATGGAACGGTTTTTTGAAAAATGTATTTTCTGGCATAGGTAGGTCGTATGTAATGGGGATCGGACTCATTTGTTTTTACAGTATCTTTCTTTTGCCATTGTTTCTTATAGTAACTGGTAGTTTCGTCCCTTTGATTCTTTTACTAGTTCTTAGGTTATATGTTGATTGGCGAATGAACCAAAGAAACCTGATATTTCTATTGATGCCTCTATCCTCATTAATGATTATCGTACTTTTAAGCTATTCAATGATTCAATCTCTTCGAAAGCGAAATGTAATATGGAAAGGAAGACATTACTCATGA
- a CDS encoding lysophospholipid acyltransferase family protein, protein MIEAKKSKWFSSLFHVYNKQLLQKSFSNIYISTSDIERNKPTLFIANHSSWWDGLICFHLSQTIIPYDCFAMMSEEGLQSYPFFKKLGGYSISLTSHKELRSSLDYTNKLLQQKKAVWIFPQGEEQHLEKRPLTFQKGAAFIAKQLPELQVVPVTFYYSFGHEPKPNLFITIGSAIDNWRKDNVRQVTAFFEEKVTGQLEVQRHSVIHEQTTDYSVLLNGFTSFAKHKARRRTSS, encoded by the coding sequence ATGATTGAAGCCAAAAAGAGCAAGTGGTTTAGCTCATTGTTTCACGTTTACAATAAACAGTTGCTCCAAAAATCATTTTCTAACATTTATATTTCAACGTCTGACATTGAAAGAAACAAGCCTACATTGTTTATCGCGAACCATAGCTCTTGGTGGGATGGGCTCATTTGTTTTCATCTTTCTCAAACGATTATACCCTATGATTGCTTTGCGATGATGAGTGAAGAAGGCTTACAATCGTATCCTTTCTTTAAAAAGTTAGGTGGTTATTCTATTTCTTTAACTTCCCACAAAGAGCTTCGTAGTTCCTTAGACTATACGAACAAATTATTGCAACAAAAAAAAGCGGTATGGATCTTTCCTCAAGGAGAGGAACAACATCTTGAAAAACGACCTTTAACTTTTCAAAAAGGAGCTGCGTTTATAGCAAAACAACTCCCTGAACTTCAAGTTGTACCTGTCACATTTTATTATTCCTTTGGGCATGAACCTAAGCCGAACTTGTTTATAACAATCGGGTCTGCAATTGATAATTGGCGTAAGGATAACGTAAGGCAAGTAACAGCTTTTTTTGAAGAAAAGGTAACCGGACAACTTGAGGTGCAACGACATTCGGTCATTCACGAACAAACTACGGATTACTCAGTGCTGCTAAATGGATTTACATCATTTGCAAAACATAAAGCTAGGAGGAGGACATCTTCATGA